GTGCCTTTTGGTAATTTGATAGAATTTGATGTTTTTGAGTTTACTTATACAGTACCAGGTATTTCGCCATGCAGTCCAACTTCCGTTTCAAATATTAAAGTAGAAGTTATTAGAGATGTTTTTTCGGGTAGTGCAACTAACTATTCTATTTGTGAAGATGATATATTAGCGGGACTTTGGGATAATGATATTAATTTAACGGATGACCAGTATTTGAGTGGAGAAGATGTTGAAGGGCTTTGGTCTGCAAATAATGATCCAAGTGGTCAAATTTCCAATCCTTTAGATGCTATAATCAATATAAGAGAAATTTATGATTTTTTAAAGGCCTCAAACCCTATGTTCTCTTGCGAGACTTTTACTTTTAGTTATACGGTTGAAGCACGATCTTCGTTAACTAATTGTTCTGATAAGACAACAAGTATATCTTTTACATTTTTCGAAACAATACGGTTTTTCGAACAGGAAGATCCTCCTTTGGAAATCTGTACTGACGATTTTCGGCCATATTCTATAAGTTTATATGATGAATTACTTTTTACAACAGAAAATGGAATAGTGTATGAATATCCTAATTCTATTTATACAAATTGGACATTGATTTCAGGTCCTTCAGATTTAAATATTCAAGAAAATGGAGAAATAATTTTATATGACCATCAGGTTTTAACAACAGAAGGGCTTATAGATATTGAAGGAATTACTAATGACGATGTAGGAACTTATGTGTTTAGCTATAACGTTTCTTCGGATGCGACATGTCTAGGTAGTCCATGCGCAAATCGTAGTGCAGAAGTGACACTTGTTATTCATCCAACCTTATATGCTGGGGAAGATACTATTGATTTAGAATTTTGTGAAACAGATACTAGCATAGCTTCTCCATTAGATTTATTTACGTTATTAACAACTAATGGTGTTGACGATCCTATATATCAAGGCACTGAAGGGCAGTGGTTGGATAATACAGGGACAGTAGTAATAAACCCTATTACTTTGCCAGATATTGAGGGTAGTCAAACCTTTAATTATGTGTATTCTACGCTTACAGCGGAGGGGTGTTTGGATAGAGCAAATTTATCGTTTACTATTTTTGAAGCCTATAATCCTGGTGAAGATGGAGTTGTTGAGGTCTGTGATACCGATGTGATGTTTGATTTGTTTGATAGTTTAGGAGGTAGCCCAAGTACAATAGGGACTTGGACTGGGCCTAATGGGTATGCAACGACTGGTCACGAAGCGATTTTTGATCCATTACTATCTGAAGGAGGTGTGTATACTTATAGTTTACCTGATAATACAAATACAGGTAATGTTGTATTATGCCCAGGTAGTGAGTCTATGGTTACAGTCACTTTATTTCAAAGCCCAATACTGGGAGAAGGCGGATTGTATGCTGTATGTCAAACTGAATTACAAATTGATTTATTTGATTATTTAGATGCTACAGCGGATACTAGTGGGAGTTTTATCGATATTGGTGCGACAGGAGTCCTGACAGGGAGTGTTCTTGATGTATCTCAATTAAGTGAAGGCGTATATGATTTTAGATATCAAATACAAGGTAACCCTCCATGTGACTTATCAAGTATAATTATTTCTATTTCGGTAATTGAAGTGGAAACACCTATTATTGAAAATCAAACATTTTGCGCAACAGATGGAGCGTCTATAAGTAATTTAGTAGCCAATAACGGACAAGATTTTAATTGGTATGATAATGCAACAGATACGGTTCCATTAGATGCGGATACAATATTGGTGGATGGCGCTGATTATTTTGTTACAGCAACGGATGTTAATGGTTGCGAATCTTTTCGAGTAGCTATGACAGTCACGTTATTGCCTTACGGGAATCCAGAGTGTGAGGATTGTATCAGTGATGGTGTATCTGCAAACGGAGACGGTCAAAATGATCAATTTGATTTGTGTAGTCTACCACTGACCTTTCCTAATTTCGAAATTGATATTTTTAATAGGTACGGTACAATTGTTTATAAAGGAAATCAAAACACCCCTTTGTTTGATGGAGAATCAAATGTCGGTATTGGAAAAACACTACCTTCAGGTGTGTATTTTTATGTTTTTGATCCAAAAGATGGTATGACAGATCCTTTTCAAGGTAACTTTTATTTAAGCAGATAATTTTAGAATGAGACAAAAATTACTAATACTATTGATTCTATGTAGTTGGTCTGCATACGCACAGCAAGAGCCTCAGTATACACAATATATGTATAATATGAGTATTGTTAATCCAGCTTATATGCTAAACGAACCTGGTATTATTCAGGTTGGTAGTTTAT
This portion of the Olleya sp. Bg11-27 genome encodes:
- a CDS encoding gliding motility-associated C-terminal domain-containing protein — protein: MKNITYLVLVILMCYTSKVNAQCNEQETVVICDMTTIDNNNDGIPDGIINLYDQYNSTTGGTISVATGTWFDPDFNFALDEATGDLFLWDLDDSSVAITDYQFQLIDTNSACPDGIIATVNLVLGPFEGNPLPPQGVNDANITICESILSTFDLFQVFESQPSPHKNGIWEFVGNLGDPSNFLGFGPTPSSFNATIPYVPFGNLIEFDVFEFTYTVPGISPCSPTSVSNIKVEVIRDVFSGSATNYSICEDDILAGLWDNDINLTDDQYLSGEDVEGLWSANNDPSGQISNPLDAIINIREIYDFLKASNPMFSCETFTFSYTVEARSSLTNCSDKTTSISFTFFETIRFFEQEDPPLEICTDDFRPYSISLYDELLFTTENGIVYEYPNSIYTNWTLISGPSDLNIQENGEIILYDHQVLTTEGLIDIEGITNDDVGTYVFSYNVSSDATCLGSPCANRSAEVTLVIHPTLYAGEDTIDLEFCETDTSIASPLDLFTLLTTNGVDDPIYQGTEGQWLDNTGTVVINPITLPDIEGSQTFNYVYSTLTAEGCLDRANLSFTIFEAYNPGEDGVVEVCDTDVMFDLFDSLGGSPSTIGTWTGPNGYATTGHEAIFDPLLSEGGVYTYSLPDNTNTGNVVLCPGSESMVTVTLFQSPILGEGGLYAVCQTELQIDLFDYLDATADTSGSFIDIGATGVLTGSVLDVSQLSEGVYDFRYQIQGNPPCDLSSIIISISVIEVETPIIENQTFCATDGASISNLVANNGQDFNWYDNATDTVPLDADTILVDGADYFVTATDVNGCESFRVAMTVTLLPYGNPECEDCISDGVSANGDGQNDQFDLCSLPLTFPNFEIDIFNRYGTIVYKGNQNTPLFDGESNVGIGKTLPSGVYFYVFDPKDGMTDPFQGNFYLSR